Genomic segment of Ruegeria sp. TM1040:
TAAACAGGCTTTCGCGGACCCGGTCGGTGGTCGGGCGCAAATGCGCGCCCGCATCGCCCTTGCCCACGGAGGCGAGGGCGCGGCCCCGAAACGCGCCGGCAATGATCCTCATGCCTTGAGGAGCGGCTTCAGATCCGCTTCGGGATCGACCACAATCGCCTTGTCCGCCGTTTTTCCGGCTTCGATCAAGCGTTTTGCTACCATGTAAGCGCGTGGATCATTCATCGCATCCACAGCCACCAGTTGATCCCCGGTGTAATACCAGAAGGACATGGAGCCATCTGCGCCCTGACGCGTCACAACATTGTCATAGCCTGAATTCAGACCCGCAATTTGCAGTTTCACATCGTATTGATCCGACCAGAACCAGGGCGTAGCCACATAGGCTTTTTCTGCCCCTAGGAGATTTTCCGCCACCACTTCGGCCTGATCAATTGCGTTTGGCACGCTTTCCAAGCGGATTCGCTGGCCCTTATACGGAAAGGATGCGCAATCGCCTGCGGCCCAGATTGCCGGATCCGAGGTGCGGCCCAGCTCATCCGTGCGAATGCCGTTTTCGATCTCGAGCCCCGCGTCTGCGGCCAGTTCAGAGGCTGGGGTGATCCCGACACCAACGACCACAAAATCCACATCGAGACGGGTGCCATCCGCCAGCACCGCGCAGGTCACCTTGCCTGCGTCTCCCTCCAGATGCGACAGGCCCACGCCCTCGCGGATGTCTACACCTTGCGCGCTGTGCAGCGCGCGGAAGTAATCGGAAGTCTCTGGCGCGGCGACTCGTTGCAAAATGCGGTCCGCCATTTCAACCAACGTGACTGATACACCCCGTTTGGCGCAGACCGCGGCCGCCTCGAGGCCGATATAACCGCCGCCGACAATCAATGCGCGCGCGCCATCCGTAACCGCGGGGGCCATCGCGTCTACATCCTTAAGGTCGCGCACAACATGCACACCGCCCAAATCGCCACCGATGGCAGCAGGCAGGTGACGTGGGTGCGACCCAGTCGTGAGCACAAGCTGATCATAGGACAGCGTTTCGTCGCCGATCTGCAAAGTCTTTGCAGCCGCGTCGATCGCATCCACCTTGGTACCAAGACGCAGGGTGATGTTGTTCTCGGCATAAAAACTCTCGGGCCGCAGAAACAGGCGCTCAAGTTCCATTTCACCCAGCAAATAGGCCTTGGACAGCGGAGGGCGTTGATACGGGAGCACCTTCTCGGCACCGATCAGGGTGATCTCACCGTCAAATCCGCATTTGCGCAGCTTGGCAACCAGGGAGGACCCTGCCTGACCTGCGCCAATCACAGCGATATGAGTCATCTGGGCTCTTGTCTCCTGATGCAGTTGATATACCGTTCGAGCGAACCCTACATGGAGGGCGCGCCGGGATGCAATTGCACAAAATCGCCAGGGCGCCCCAGAGAGCATAAAGGATCGACCACATGATATCTGTTGGAGACAAACTCCCCGAGGCCACCTTGACCCGACTGGGCGCCGAAGGCCCCGAAGCGGTTGCGATCCAAGACCTCGCCAAGGGGCGCAAGCTGGCCATTTTCGCTGTGCCGGGCGCCTTTACTCCCACTTGCCACTCTGCGCATGTGCCGAGTTTCATTCGTACCAAGGACCAGTTTGCGGCCAAAGGCGTTGACGAAATCATCTGTATCTCAGGCAACGATCCCTTCGTCATGAAAGCCTGGGGCGAGGCCACCGGGGCAACCGAGGCGGGAATCACCATGCTGGCAGATGCGGAGTGCAGCTTTACCGATGCAATCGGGATGCGTTTTGACGCGCCACCAGCCGGGCTCATCGGGCGTTCCAAACGCTACGCAATGATCGTCGAGGATGGTGAGGTAAAAATCCTGCACCTCGAAGAAAGTCCGGGAACATGTGAAGTGTCTGCTGGTGAAGGGCTGCTGGATGCGTTGTAATCGGGTCAGTTCGAACCGCCCGTATTGCTAAGGCTTTGTACAAAGACGAATGACTGACGCGCACAGCACCGCGAAGCACCCCGCCGCGATTATGGCCGAGGTACTGGATGAAATCGACGCCGCGCGCACCTTCGTGGCGCGCGACGATTCCTTTGACAGTGCACAGGCACTGAGGGTGGCGCTCAGGCGATTGCGTAGCGGGTTGACCCTGTTTCGCCCGATGCTTCCCACCGAGCACAACAAAGCCCTCCTTGAAGAGGCGCGCTGGCTGGCAGCAGAGGTCACGCGTCTGCGGGATCTCTACTTGCTATGGCAAGATACATTGACCCCGGCGCGCGTCGCCTTGCCGGACAACACCGCCTTGCAGAGCCTCGAGGTGCGCGTCCTCAATCGCATTGAAAAAGAGCGTCAGCAGCTTCGCACGCTGCTCGTGAGTGACCGGGTTCAGGCGCTGATCGCGCAGGGAAACGAAATGCGCGACACTGAGTTCTGGAAGCCGGCTGCGCATAGTCCTGAGAAGCTCGAAGATCTCTGCATCGAGACCCTTGATTTGCGCCTCAGCCAGGCTCTCAAGCACGGAGAGACCCTGAAACGCCTGGATTCCCAGGCACGCGACAGCTTCCGCAAGAGCCTGCGCAAGCTACGGGCGACGGCTGAATTCACTCAGTCGATGTTTCCCTCAAAAAAGACCAAAGCCTTTCTCAAACAGCTGAAAAAGCTGTTGGATTCCATGGTCGCAGCGCGCGATGCAAGTGCCGTGCGTGACCGGCTCGAGGATCTGATGCAAGATATGGAAGAGGGCTCGGCAGAGCGCCATATCGCGCAGGAGTTGATCAAAGCCAAAGAGGCAGGGGTCGGGCTCGATCACAAGCGATTGCAGAAACTCTGGCGCGCGACGGTTGGCTTGCCACTTCACTAACCCCTGGCGCGGTGCCCTCGTGGCGCAGCGCCTCGATGCTTGAACACCGTCTCTGACCTGAAGAACGCGATGAGACTGCGCGCTGGCTGCCTAGCGCCTTCCGATCTGGCGCACCTGTTGTGTCCTTACCGCTCTCTGCAAGAGCTAGGAGGTCAGACCATCCATCTTTCGGGCGAGCTTTGCATCGAGGGAGCTCACCCCGCCGACGTCATGGGTGGTCAGAACAACCGTCACTTTGTTGTAGATATTGCTCCATTCTGGATGGTGATTCCATTTTTCCGCCCAGATCGCGGCCTTTGTCATGAAGGCAAAGGCCTCCACAAAGTCCGCAAACTCATAGGTTTTTCGAATCGCATCTCGTCCTGTTTCAAGTTCCCATCCCGTAGCGAATAATGGCTCCAGCAGGGGGCCTCGGGTTTCATCGGAAAGCTTCTCGGTCATTCCTGTTCCTCCACATGGGTCTTCTTGAACGGCCCATAGGAGGTGAGGATCTCGATCTCTTCTCCTACGGCAGCCCGTTCTGCCTCCAGATATTGTTCGATAGCTGCACGAAACCCCGGATCTGCGACCCAATGCAGGCTGTGGGTCTCGGTTGGCAAATAGCCACGCGCCAGTTTGTGCTCGCCCTGCGCGCCAGCCTCGACCCGATCCAGTCCCATCTCGATGGCAAGATCGATCGCCTGATAGTAGCACAGCTCAAAGTGCAGGCAGGGGTGATGTTCCATGCACCCCCAGTACCGGCCATACAACGTCTTGGCCCCGATAAAGTTCAGCGCACCCGCGACCGGCACGCCGTCCCGCTCAGCCAAGACCAACGCCATGTCCTCGGCCATTGTGTCATGGATGATTTCGAAAAACGCACGCGTCAGATAGGGCGTGCCCCATTTTCGGCTGCCAGTATCCTGATAGAACCGCCAGAAAGCATCCCAATGCTCGGAACGCAGGTCTGCGCCGGTGTAGGTTTCGATACTGCCGCCAAACCCCTGGGCCTGTTTGCGTTCCTTGCGGATGTTCTTGCGCTTGCGAGATGAGAGCGCCGCCAAGAACGCCTCGAACCCCGCGTAGCCGTCATTGAGCCAGTGAAACTGCTGAGAGCTGCGTGACATCAGGCCGATTTCGCGCCCGGCCTCAGCCTCGTCGGAGGTGCAGAATGTCACATGAAGAGAGGACAGCTGATTGTCAGACGCCAATTGTACCGCGCCCTGAAGCAAGGCGGAGATGCCGATTTCTTCATAGCCTGGACGCACAAGAAATCTGCGTCCGGTGGCCGGGGTAAACGGCACCGCGACCTGCAGCTTTGGGTAGTAGCGCCCACCCGCTCGCTCATAGGCATGCGCCCAATTGTGATCGAAAATATATTCGCCCTGACTGTGCCCCTTGGCATAGAGCGGCGCGCAGGCGACCAGTTGCCCATCGAGATAGCAGGTAAGGTACTGCGGCTGCCAGCCGGTCCCCTGCCCTACCGAGCCGCTGTCTTCGAGCGCGCTCAGGAACCGGTGCGTGGTAAAGGGATCAAGCGGTCGCCCGCCGGCCTCAGCCTCTGGGCAGGCACAGGCGTCCCAGTCCGATGCCGCGATCTGCGACAGGCTGCTCAACACCTGGATTTCGATTTGCGCCTGATCCATCTTGCCCCCGTCGTCTTCTTCCCTATTTGGGCGCCGGACGCGTCCGATCAAGCGCCGAAGGCAGAAAGATAGTTTTCAAACGTGACGTTATCGACGAGACTGGCGATCTCTGCCTCCTGCGCCGGAGTGCGTAGGGTCCAGGACAAGACGGGCACCCCAGCGGCGCGCAGGCTGCGCACCCGGTCACAGCCCACGTCACTCGCCTCGTGACTGATAAAGCTCGCGCTGACACGCTCGAAGTCCGGAATGTCTCGCAATTCGTCGCAGCGCGCCGGCGACAGCGGCGCCCACTCGAGCGGATCATAGGCGCTAGTGGTCAGGCCCCGCGCCAAATGGGGCGCGAGCCGCGCCACTTCGGCCATGCTGTTGGGATTAAAGGACATGAGCGCGACATCGCCCTGATAATCGCGCAAATCCGTAATCGCTGCAGCCTCCAGCGCCCCTACATTTGTCCCCATCGCGCCGTCCTGATCCTTGATCTCGATCAGAAGCGGCACCTGCCCGGCCACCAGTTCCAGAACTTCGGCAAAGCTTGGGATGCATTCACCGTCCCCATGACGCAGCGCGATAGTGCCGAGCTCCACCGCGGTGCGCGCGCGAACGGGACCGGTGGCATCCGTCAACCGGTCGAGTTCATCATCGTGAAAGACCATCGCCTGCCCGTCGGCGGACAATTGCAGGTCGATTTCGATGCCATACCCCGCCGCGATTGCCGCGCGGATGGCGGCGCGGCTGTTCTCGGGGCAATTTTCGTCAAGACCATGCAGCGCTCGATGCGTGATCGGGCGCTGCAAAAAGGCCAAAGGCAGGCGTGGGGCTGTCATGAGGGGTGTCAGACTTCGATTTCAAACACGCCGTCGATCTCGACCGCGACACCCATTGGCAGCGACGGCGAGCTCACAGCCGAGCGCGCGTGACGGCCTGCATCGCCAAGGATTTCGACCAAAAGATCGGAGGCACCGTTGACCACCTGCGGCTGCTGCGTGAAATCGGCGGTCGAGTTCACGAAGGCGCCCAGTTTCACAACGCGCTTCAGCTTGCCGAGGTCGCCCCCACAAGCCGCCTTGACCTGAGCCAACAGCGACAGAGCGCAACGTTTTGCCGCGGCCTGACCCGCTTCGACATCGAGATCCGCACCGAGACAGCCGGTGATCAGACCATTCTCATCCGCAGAAATCTGTCCAGACACATAGACCATGTTGCCGGACACG
This window contains:
- a CDS encoding NAD(P)/FAD-dependent oxidoreductase, producing the protein MTHIAVIGAGQAGSSLVAKLRKCGFDGEITLIGAEKVLPYQRPPLSKAYLLGEMELERLFLRPESFYAENNITLRLGTKVDAIDAAAKTLQIGDETLSYDQLVLTTGSHPRHLPAAIGGDLGGVHVVRDLKDVDAMAPAVTDGARALIVGGGYIGLEAAAVCAKRGVSVTLVEMADRILQRVAAPETSDYFRALHSAQGVDIREGVGLSHLEGDAGKVTCAVLADGTRLDVDFVVVGVGITPASELAADAGLEIENGIRTDELGRTSDPAIWAAGDCASFPYKGQRIRLESVPNAIDQAEVVAENLLGAEKAYVATPWFWSDQYDVKLQIAGLNSGYDNVVTRQGADGSMSFWYYTGDQLVAVDAMNDPRAYMVAKRLIEAGKTADKAIVVDPEADLKPLLKA
- a CDS encoding peroxiredoxin encodes the protein MISVGDKLPEATLTRLGAEGPEAVAIQDLAKGRKLAIFAVPGAFTPTCHSAHVPSFIRTKDQFAAKGVDEIICISGNDPFVMKAWGEATGATEAGITMLADAECSFTDAIGMRFDAPPAGLIGRSKRYAMIVEDGEVKILHLEESPGTCEVSAGEGLLDAL
- a CDS encoding CHAD domain-containing protein yields the protein MTDAHSTAKHPAAIMAEVLDEIDAARTFVARDDSFDSAQALRVALRRLRSGLTLFRPMLPTEHNKALLEEARWLAAEVTRLRDLYLLWQDTLTPARVALPDNTALQSLEVRVLNRIEKERQQLRTLLVSDRVQALIAQGNEMRDTEFWKPAAHSPEKLEDLCIETLDLRLSQALKHGETLKRLDSQARDSFRKSLRKLRATAEFTQSMFPSKKTKAFLKQLKKLLDSMVAARDASAVRDRLEDLMQDMEEGSAERHIAQELIKAKEAGVGLDHKRLQKLWRATVGLPLH
- a CDS encoding 4a-hydroxytetrahydrobiopterin dehydratase: MTEKLSDETRGPLLEPLFATGWELETGRDAIRKTYEFADFVEAFAFMTKAAIWAEKWNHHPEWSNIYNKVTVVLTTHDVGGVSSLDAKLARKMDGLTS
- a CDS encoding GNAT family N-acetyltransferase; protein product: MDQAQIEIQVLSSLSQIAASDWDACACPEAEAGGRPLDPFTTHRFLSALEDSGSVGQGTGWQPQYLTCYLDGQLVACAPLYAKGHSQGEYIFDHNWAHAYERAGGRYYPKLQVAVPFTPATGRRFLVRPGYEEIGISALLQGAVQLASDNQLSSLHVTFCTSDEAEAGREIGLMSRSSQQFHWLNDGYAGFEAFLAALSSRKRKNIRKERKQAQGFGGSIETYTGADLRSEHWDAFWRFYQDTGSRKWGTPYLTRAFFEIIHDTMAEDMALVLAERDGVPVAGALNFIGAKTLYGRYWGCMEHHPCLHFELCYYQAIDLAIEMGLDRVEAGAQGEHKLARGYLPTETHSLHWVADPGFRAAIEQYLEAERAAVGEEIEILTSYGPFKKTHVEEQE
- a CDS encoding glycerophosphodiester phosphodiesterase family protein, with amino-acid sequence MTAPRLPLAFLQRPITHRALHGLDENCPENSRAAIRAAIAAGYGIEIDLQLSADGQAMVFHDDELDRLTDATGPVRARTAVELGTIALRHGDGECIPSFAEVLELVAGQVPLLIEIKDQDGAMGTNVGALEAAAITDLRDYQGDVALMSFNPNSMAEVARLAPHLARGLTTSAYDPLEWAPLSPARCDELRDIPDFERVSASFISHEASDVGCDRVRSLRAAGVPVLSWTLRTPAQEAEIASLVDNVTFENYLSAFGA
- a CDS encoding RidA family protein, which codes for MSIDAKLQSLGLTLPEAPAPAANYVPFVVSGNMVYVSGQISADENGLITGCLGADLDVEAGQAAAKRCALSLLAQVKAACGGDLGKLKRVVKLGAFVNSTADFTQQPQVVNGASDLLVEILGDAGRHARSAVSSPSLPMGVAVEIDGVFEIEV